DNA from Microvirga ossetica:
CAACGCTCAAGACTGGGATATTGCGGCAGCCGACCTCATGCTGCATGAGGCGGGAGCTCTGCTGACGGGTCTCGACGGTTCGACCCCCGTCTATAACAGGCCCGTTCCCTCGCACGTCGAGATGATTGCCGTTTCGTCACGGTTGCATCCTCGTGCTATTGGAGCCATGAGAGCCTGAACGGCGCTGGCTCCACGCAAGCCTCTATCCTTACAACCCTCGTCAGAAGAGTCCCACCATCATGACCGACATGCCTGGCAAGCAACTCCTGCATCTGGTTTTCGGCGGCGAGCTTAACAGCCTCGAATCCGTCGACTTCAAGGATCTTTCCAAGCTCGATATCGTCGGAATCTACCCGAACTATGCCGCCGCCCATGCGGCGTGGAAGGCCAAGGCGCAAGCGACGGTGGACAATGCGCAGATGCGCTACTTCGTCGTGCACCTTCACCGCCTGCTCGACCCGCAGAACGGCTGATTCCGGGATCGCGATGGATCTCGTCAAGCGCATCACCCGCTCGCGGCCGGTTCAGGAAACCCTCGGCTTTCTCGTCGCGGGTTACCTGAAGCTCGTGCAGCGCACGAACCGGTTCGTCATGGAACCGGCGGATGCCTATGACCGGATCGAAATGCCCGTGATCGCCGCCATGTGGCACGGGCAGCACTTCATGATTCATTTCGCCAAGCGGCCGCAGGACCGGGCGGCAAGCCTCGTCTCTCGCTCGGGCGACGGAGAGTTCAACGCCATCGCCCTGCGGCATCTCGGTGTTCGCGCCATCCGCGGCTCGGGCGCCCGCGGCCGCGATATCCGGAAGAAGGGCGGCGTTCAGGCGCTGCGCGCGATGCTCAAGGCGCTGAGCGACGGGGAAATGGTGGTGATGACCGCCGACATTCCGAAGATCGCGCGGGTCTGCGGCCAGGGCATCGTCACGCTCGCACAATTGTCCGGACGGCCGATCGTGCCGGTCGCGGTGGTCACGAGCCGCCGCATCGATTTCGACAGCTGGGACAAGGCGAGCATCGGCCTCCCCTTCGGCCGGGGCGCGATCGTGCTCGGCGATCCGGTTCACGTGCCGCGCGAGGCGGGCGACGAGGCCATGGAGCGTCTGCGCAGAACCGTCGAGCGGGAGCTCGACCGGGTGCACGAGCGCGCCTATGCGCTTGTGGGATCCAAGGATCCAGGCGCCAAGGATCCAGGCACCAAGCCTCACCAGGTGCTCATGAGGGATTCCCGCGCATGAGCTTCCCGATCCTTTTCAGAACGTACCGCCTCGTCGTCTCGGCGATGGAGCCTGCAGTTCTGGGCCTCCTCTACTGGCGCCAGCGCAAAGGGCGTGAGGACAAGACGCGCCTCGGCGAGCGGCAGGGCTATCCGAGCCGGCAGCGGCCCAAGGGCCACCTGATCTGGGTCCATGGCGCCAGCATCGGCGAGACCCTCTCCCTTCTGCCGGTGGTGGAACGCATGGCCCAGCGGGGCCTCGCTGTGCTGGTCACCTCCGGCACCCGGACCTCCGCCTCCCTGATCGCCCGGCGCCTGCCGCCGGGAGCCGTGCATCAGTTTGTCCCGCTCGACGTGCCACGTTATATAAGGCGTTTCCTCGACCACTGGCAGCCCGACGTGGCCCTCATTGCGGAATCCGAAATCTGGCCGAACACGATCATGGCGCTGAGCGAGCGTGATATCCCTCTCGTGATGGTCAACGGGCGCATGTCGGACCGGTCGTACCAGCGCTGGCAGAAGATGCCCCGCATCATCGGGGGCCTGCTCGAACGCTTCGCCCTGTGCCTCGCCCAGACCTCCGAGGATGCCGCGCGCCTCGCCCGGCTCGGCGCGCCCCGCGTCATCGTCACCGGCAACATCAAGTTCGATGCGGCACCTCCGCCGGCAGACCCGCGGGTCGTGGCCCAGCTCTCCGGCCTGATCGCCGGCCGGCCGGTCTGGCTTGCAGCGAGCACGCATCCCGGCGAGGAAACCGCGATCGTCGCCGTGCACCGCGCCCTGGCGAAGCGCCATCCGAATCTGCTCACCATCATCGCGCCCCGGCATCCCCATCGCGGGCCGGAGGTTGCGGCTATCGCCGGGCAGGCCGGCCTGAGGTCGGGCCGGCGTTCGGAGGGTATCCACCCCGACCGCGCGACCGATGTCTATGTGGTCGATACCGTGGGCGAGATGGGGCTCTTCTACCGGCTCTCGCCCATCGTGCTGATGGGCGGCACGCTGGTTCCGATCGGCGGGCACAATCCCATCGAGCCGGCGAAGCTCGGCGCGGCCATCCTGCACGGGCCTCATGTCCACACCGCCACGGAGATCTACGAGGCCCTCGACCGGGCGCGCGGCGCCGCGATGGTGAAGGACAGCGCCACGCTCGCGCGGGCGGTCAGCGAATTGCTGAGCAACACGGCGCTCACCCGCGACATGGCGCGTGCGGCCGGCGAGGCGGTGCAGGCCCTCGGCGGCGCGGTGGACCGCACCATGCAATCCGTCGACCCGTTCATCGTTCAAGCCAAGCTGGGGGCGCGGCGCTGATGCGCGCGCCGCGCTTCTGGTGGCAATCCTCTCCCTCGCTGCAGGCGCATCTGCTGCGCCCGGCCGGCATCCTCTACACCTCCATCGCCGCACAACGGATGCGGCGGCGCGGCGAGAAGGCGGACCTTCCCGTCATCTGCATCGGCAACTTCACCATGGGCGGCGCCGGCAAGACGCCGACCGCGCTTGCCGTCGCCAGGATGCTCGATGCGGCGGGCGAGAGCCCCGCTTTCCTGTCGCGCGGCTATGGCGGGCGCCTGCGCGGGCCGGTGCAGGTGCGGCTGAAGCACACCGCGTCCGATGTGGGCGACGAGCCCATTCTTCTCTCGAAGACTGCCCGGACCATCATCTCCCGCGACCGCCCGGCTGGAGCCCGGCTCTCCTACGAGATGGGCGCGACCGTCGTCATCATGGATGACGGTCTCCAGAACCCTTCGCTGATCAAGGATTGCGCCGTCGCCGTCGTGGATGGTGCCACCGGCATCGGCAACGGCCTGTCCCTGCCTGCCGGTCCGCTGCGCGCGCCGATGGATGTGCAATGGCCCGCCGTCGATGCGGTGCTCGTGATCGGAGAGGGCGGGCCCGGGCAGGAGGTCACCGAAGAAGCCGAGCGGCGCGGCAAGCGCGTGTTCCAGGCATGGCTTGGACCGACCGAAGCCGCACGGGCCTTGGAAGGCCGGAAGGTTCTGGCCTTTGCGGGGATCGGCCGGCCCGAAAAGTTCTTCGAGACCCTGAAAGCCTGCGGCGCCACCGTGGAGGTCGCGCGACCCTTTCCCGATCATCATCCCTATACCGCATCCGAGCTGGCGGCCCTGCGGCAGGATTCCGAGACACGCGGCCTTCTGCCGATCACCACGGAAAAGGATTTTGCACGGATCGCCGCCGTGAAGGACGCGGAGCCCTGGCCGAACCTGACCGTGCTGCCGGTGCGGCTGCGGATCGAGAACGAGACAGGGTTTCGCAACCTGATCCTGCGCCACATCAACGAGCGGCGGCTGCGGGTCGCCTGACCTCTATGGGTGGGACATGGCCTGTCTGGCGATGCGCATCATCACGGCCTCGGGCGAGGAATAGGCCTCCTGCCGCTCGACGCTCCAGTACTTCAGCTCGTCGAGGGGAATTTCGGTGCCCGTGATCGCGCAGCGCACATAGGCCCCTGGCTTCAGGACCCGAAGGTTGCTGTCGAGATATTGCACGACGGCCTCGCCGCCGCTGCGTTCGATCTTGTTCAACATGGGTGACATCGAATGGAATGCGTTGCGCTGTCTCTCACATAAGGGAGGTCGGCCAGGATTTCCAACACGGCGTTAGAGCATCTTTGAAGAGCGCATCTTTGGACGCGGCCCTCTGGGTCCGCACGATACGCTAGAAAAGCGCTCCCTGCTCGTCCGCCACAGCCAGCTTCGGCTTCGCCGCCGGCCGTGGCCGGGTCCCGATCCGCCCGCCGGTGGCATCGGCCTTGCCGTCGGCGAATTCGAGCACGAGAGCTTGGCCGTCCAGAACGGCATCGGCCGAGTTCAGCGGTTGCCCGTCCGCATCGCGGACGAGGGCGAAGCCGCGCTTGAGCACCGATTTGTAGTTCAGGCTGTCGAAGAGCTTCGTCACCGATTCCAGACGGTCGGCCTTGCGCGCGAACTGGCCCTGCAGGGCGGGGCCGAGGCGCTCGGCGACCCGCTGGGTGAGCTCGTGCGCCTGGGCGAGCCGCGTGCGCTCGGCCCGCAGCAGCGTCTCGCGGGACACCACGAGGCGACGGGCGATCTGCTTCAGGCTTTCCTCACGCAGCAGGATGGAGCGGCAGACGGCGTTGTAGGGGCGCGGGCCAACCGCATCGAGCCTTGCGCGCATGCGGGCGACATTGGCCACCGGCGACACATGGGCGAGCTGGCGCGCCACCTTGAGAAGCCGCTCCTCATGGCCGCGGGCGTTGCGGGCGAGCGCGGGATAGAGGCGCGTGGCCGCGAGATCGAGGCGCTGGCGCTTGGGCGAGATCAGGGCGTCGGGGCTCGGCAGCGCGCGGGCCGTGGCGCGCAGGTCCGAACGGCGCCGCTCCACCAGGCGAAGGGCAGCCTCGACATGGCGGCGCGCGAGGTCGTTGATCGCCGCCATGAGCTCGACCCGCACCGGCACCACCATTTCGGCGGCGCCGGTCGGGGTCGGGGCGCGCATGTCGGCGGCGTAGTCGATGAGCGTGGTGTCGGTTTCGTGGCCCACCGCCGAGACGAGCGGGATCGCGCTCTCGGCCGCGGCGCGCACCACGATCTCCTCGTTGAAGCCCCAAAGGTCCTCGATGGACCCGCCGCCGCGGGCGACGATGAGCACATCGGGCCGTGGAATCGGGCCGCCCGGCTCCAGCGCGTTGAAGCCGCGGATGGCGGCGGCGACCTCCGCCGCGCTGGTTTCGCCCTGCACGCGCACGGGCCAGACCAGCACCCGGCGCGGGAAGCGGTCCTCGAGGCGATGGAGGATGTCGCGGATCACCGCGCCCGTCGGCGAGGTGACGACGCCGATCACCCGCGGCAGGAACGGCAGGCGGCGCTTGCGCTCGGCGGCGAACAGCCCTTCCGCCTGGAGCTTGCGGCGGCGCTCCTCGAGAAGCGCCATGAGCGCACCGATTCCGGCGGGCTCGAGCGTCTCGACGACGATCTGGTACTTGGACGAGCCCGGAAAGGTGCTGATGCGCCCGGTGGCGATGACCTCCATCCCCTCCTCGGGGCGGATCTTCAGCTTGGCGAAGGAGCCCTTCCAGATCACCGCATCGATACGGGCGTTCTGGTCCTTCAGGCAGAAATAGGCGTGGCCCGACGAATGCGGCCCACGATAGCCCGACACCTCACCCCGCAGGCGCACATGGCCGAACGCATCCTCCAGGGTGCGCTTGAGAGCGCCCGCGAGATCGGAGACCGACCATTCCTGGGCATTCGAGGGAGCTTTCTGAGCGAACATGACGCGAACCTAATCCGCCCGCCCTGGACCTGCCAAGGGCGGCGGCGCAACAGGCCGTTCACAATGGCAAGCTATCCCCTATGCATTTCGCCGCGCCGGCCTGACAGTCCGGCCCATCATGCTGTCCGATCCCTGGGCCCTCCTCCCCCTTGTGGGGCGGAGTTGGAGGTGGGGGTGTGAGCGATACCTATGACGCTCTGGCGCCGGCACCCCCACCCTTAATCCCTCCCCTCAAGGGGGAGGGAGAACGCGCCGGCACCTAGTCGCCTACGGATATTGATTTATAAGCAGACTCTCAGGATGAGAGCAGAGTTCGATAGGCCAGACGTTCAGGAGCCATGCAGTTTCCGGGTAGGCGAAGGCGCGATCTACCTTTAATAGCCCAAGCACTTCACGGAGGGCTGAGGCCATGAACATTCTTCTCATCGGGTCCGGCGGACGGGAACATGCTCTGGCCCGCAGCCTCTCGGCGAGCGCGCTCTGCGACGAGCTTCTCATCGCTCCCGGCAATCCCGGCACCGCGCAGCACGGCACCAATGTGGCGCTCGACGTGACGGATCACCGAGCGGTGATCGATTTCTGCCGGGTGATGAAGATCGATTTCGTCGTGGTCGGCCCTGAAGCCCCCCTCGTCGTCGGCCTCGTCGACGATCTGAAGGCGGCCGGCGTCAAGGCCTTCGGACCGAGCAAGGCCGCAGCGCAGCTCGAAGGCTCGAAGGCCTTCACCAAGGATCTCTGCGCCGAGTTCGGCATTCCCACCGCCGCCTACCGCCGCTTCACCGATGCAGAGGTAGCCAAGATCTATGTGCGCAATTACGGCGTGCCGATCGTCGTGAAGGCGGATGGGCTTGCCGCCGGCAAGGGCGTGGTGGTCGCCACCTCCTTCGAGGATGCGGAGAGCGCCATCGACATGATGATCGGTGGCGGACTGGGTGCCGCCGGCGCTGAGGTGGTGATCGAGGCCTTTCTCGAAGGCGAGGAAGCGAGCTTCTTCGCACTGTGCGACGGCACGCACGCGATTCCCTTCGGCACGGCGCAGGACCACAAGCGCGTCTTCGACGGCGACGAGGGTCCGAACACCGGCGGCATGGGCGCCTATTCGCCCGCCGCCGTGTTGACGCCCGAACTCCAGGCCCGCGCCATGCGTGAGATCATCGAACCGACGCTCGCCGGCATGCGCGCGCGCGGCACGCCCTATACCGGCATTCTCTATGCGGGCCTGATGCTCACCAAGGACGGGCCGCAGCTCATCGAATACAACGCCCGCCTCGGCGATCCGGAAACGCAGGTGCTGCTGCCGCGCCTGAAATCCGATCTCGTCATCGCGCTGCTCGCCGCCTGCGACGGCGTTCTCGACAGCATCTCCCTGCAATGGTCGGACGCGTCAGCGCTCACCGTTGTCATGGCGGCGAAGGGCTATCCCGGCGCGGTCGAGAAGGGATCGGAGATCAAGGACATCGACAGGGCGGAAGCAATGGCCGACGTCATCGTCTTCCATGCCGGCACGAAGCAGGACGGCGACAGGATCCTCGCCAATGGCGGGCGCGTGCTCAACGTCACCGCGCTCGGACGCACGATCTCGGAGGCGAAGGAGAAAGCCTACAAAGCCGTCGATGCGATCGATTGGTCCGAGGGCTTCTGCCGCCGGGACATCGGCTGGCGCGCCGTGGAGCGCGAGCGGGCCTGAGACGCCCTACGTCAAGAGAGTGATGACGTTACGGAAGTTGCACTATTTTCCGTTGTACTCTCTTTTCTCCCAATCCGCGCATTTCACTTCCGTTGCAAGGACGCTAGCTTTCTGAGAGCCTTCTCATTGCAACCTGCGAGCGGCGCGCCATGAGCGACGATCTCTTTCCCGGTTTCGAAAGCCACTGGATCGACACGGAGGTCGGGCGTGTCTTTGCCCGTTCGAAAGGAACCGGCAAGCCGTTGGTTCTTCTGCATGGGTTTCCGCAGACCCATGCCATGTGGCACCACCTCGCGCCGACGCTGGCCGAGACCCATCGCGTCGTCTGCATGGATCTGCGCGGCTATGGCTGGTCGTCCGCGCCGAAGGGCGATCCGAAGCACGAGACCTATTCCAAGCGCGCCATGGGCCGCGACGTGATCCAGGTCATGGAAGCGCTCGGCCATGTGCATTTCGCCGTCGTCGGGCATGATCGCGGCGCCCGCGTGGCGTATCGGCTCGCACTCGACCATCCGGGCCGCGTCGAGCGGCTCGCCCTCCTCGACATCCTGCCGACCTATCACGTGTGGGGGCAGATGCGGGCGGGTACGATTCCGGAGGTGCATTGGGGCTACCTGTCTCAGGCCTATCCGAAGCCGGAGGAGGAGATCGGGCGCGATCCGATCCCCTATTTCGAGGGCTTGATGCGGCAATGGTCCGCCGCCGGCGATCTCAGCGCTTTCGATCACCGTGCGCTCCATGCCCTTTGGCAGAGCTGCAACGAGCCCGCCCGCATCCACGCCTTCTGCGAGGATTAC
Protein-coding regions in this window:
- a CDS encoding DUF2093 domain-containing protein codes for the protein MLNKIERSGGEAVVQYLDSNLRVLKPGAYVRCAITGTEIPLDELKYWSVERQEAYSSPEAVMMRIARQAMSHP
- a CDS encoding DUF4170 domain-containing protein, which gives rise to MTDMPGKQLLHLVFGGELNSLESVDFKDLSKLDIVGIYPNYAAAHAAWKAKAQATVDNAQMRYFVVHLHRLLDPQNG
- the purD gene encoding phosphoribosylamine--glycine ligase, which encodes MNILLIGSGGREHALARSLSASALCDELLIAPGNPGTAQHGTNVALDVTDHRAVIDFCRVMKIDFVVVGPEAPLVVGLVDDLKAAGVKAFGPSKAAAQLEGSKAFTKDLCAEFGIPTAAYRRFTDAEVAKIYVRNYGVPIVVKADGLAAGKGVVVATSFEDAESAIDMMIGGGLGAAGAEVVIEAFLEGEEASFFALCDGTHAIPFGTAQDHKRVFDGDEGPNTGGMGAYSPAAVLTPELQARAMREIIEPTLAGMRARGTPYTGILYAGLMLTKDGPQLIEYNARLGDPETQVLLPRLKSDLVIALLAACDGVLDSISLQWSDASALTVVMAAKGYPGAVEKGSEIKDIDRAEAMADVIVFHAGTKQDGDRILANGGRVLNVTALGRTISEAKEKAYKAVDAIDWSEGFCRRDIGWRAVERERA
- the lpxK gene encoding tetraacyldisaccharide 4'-kinase yields the protein MRAPRFWWQSSPSLQAHLLRPAGILYTSIAAQRMRRRGEKADLPVICIGNFTMGGAGKTPTALAVARMLDAAGESPAFLSRGYGGRLRGPVQVRLKHTASDVGDEPILLSKTARTIISRDRPAGARLSYEMGATVVIMDDGLQNPSLIKDCAVAVVDGATGIGNGLSLPAGPLRAPMDVQWPAVDAVLVIGEGGPGQEVTEEAERRGKRVFQAWLGPTEAARALEGRKVLAFAGIGRPEKFFETLKACGATVEVARPFPDHHPYTASELAALRQDSETRGLLPITTEKDFARIAAVKDAEPWPNLTVLPVRLRIENETGFRNLILRHINERRLRVA
- a CDS encoding 3-deoxy-D-manno-octulosonic acid transferase, producing MSFPILFRTYRLVVSAMEPAVLGLLYWRQRKGREDKTRLGERQGYPSRQRPKGHLIWVHGASIGETLSLLPVVERMAQRGLAVLVTSGTRTSASLIARRLPPGAVHQFVPLDVPRYIRRFLDHWQPDVALIAESEIWPNTIMALSERDIPLVMVNGRMSDRSYQRWQKMPRIIGGLLERFALCLAQTSEDAARLARLGAPRVIVTGNIKFDAAPPPADPRVVAQLSGLIAGRPVWLAASTHPGEETAIVAVHRALAKRHPNLLTIIAPRHPHRGPEVAAIAGQAGLRSGRRSEGIHPDRATDVYVVDTVGEMGLFYRLSPIVLMGGTLVPIGGHNPIEPAKLGAAILHGPHVHTATEIYEALDRARGAAMVKDSATLARAVSELLSNTALTRDMARAAGEAVQALGGAVDRTMQSVDPFIVQAKLGARR
- a CDS encoding lysophospholipid acyltransferase family protein, with the translated sequence MDLVKRITRSRPVQETLGFLVAGYLKLVQRTNRFVMEPADAYDRIEMPVIAAMWHGQHFMIHFAKRPQDRAASLVSRSGDGEFNAIALRHLGVRAIRGSGARGRDIRKKGGVQALRAMLKALSDGEMVVMTADIPKIARVCGQGIVTLAQLSGRPIVPVAVVTSRRIDFDSWDKASIGLPFGRGAIVLGDPVHVPREAGDEAMERLRRTVERELDRVHERAYALVGSKDPGAKDPGTKPHQVLMRDSRA
- the xseA gene encoding exodeoxyribonuclease VII large subunit — encoded protein: MFAQKAPSNAQEWSVSDLAGALKRTLEDAFGHVRLRGEVSGYRGPHSSGHAYFCLKDQNARIDAVIWKGSFAKLKIRPEEGMEVIATGRISTFPGSSKYQIVVETLEPAGIGALMALLEERRRKLQAEGLFAAERKRRLPFLPRVIGVVTSPTGAVIRDILHRLEDRFPRRVLVWPVRVQGETSAAEVAAAIRGFNALEPGGPIPRPDVLIVARGGGSIEDLWGFNEEIVVRAAAESAIPLVSAVGHETDTTLIDYAADMRAPTPTGAAEMVVPVRVELMAAINDLARRHVEAALRLVERRRSDLRATARALPSPDALISPKRQRLDLAATRLYPALARNARGHEERLLKVARQLAHVSPVANVARMRARLDAVGPRPYNAVCRSILLREESLKQIARRLVVSRETLLRAERTRLAQAHELTQRVAERLGPALQGQFARKADRLESVTKLFDSLNYKSVLKRGFALVRDADGQPLNSADAVLDGQALVLEFADGKADATGGRIGTRPRPAAKPKLAVADEQGALF
- a CDS encoding alpha/beta fold hydrolase; amino-acid sequence: MSDDLFPGFESHWIDTEVGRVFARSKGTGKPLVLLHGFPQTHAMWHHLAPTLAETHRVVCMDLRGYGWSSAPKGDPKHETYSKRAMGRDVIQVMEALGHVHFAVVGHDRGARVAYRLALDHPGRVERLALLDILPTYHVWGQMRAGTIPEVHWGYLSQAYPKPEEEIGRDPIPYFEGLMRQWSAAGDLSAFDHRALHALWQSCNEPARIHAFCEDYRAGATRDIEADEADLAAGKTIQCPTYVIWSDYYLVSGPVGDRKQPLEIWHRSFAPEATGIGVTSGHFVAEENPSATLEALQGFLKG